One Primulina huaijiensis isolate GDHJ02 chromosome 5, ASM1229523v2, whole genome shotgun sequence DNA segment encodes these proteins:
- the LOC140977199 gene encoding uncharacterized protein, whose protein sequence is MALHVGEGNFWLSSEFLTDDELLMGFKTDRRLNHFRHGYVNSFGLSSDLSSPSESVFGAAETESDKDDYVTGLAHELAYANLGNSSLSAENTMGWKLSGSPQSTLCSKVTACECMPGLSCVSHVSVPPDGANAAAWHSLLASVERGARMRLIEETAAFCSGNPTFARSRKPDTTDLKHGSGFYPNQSHVSYQQLQFQQLKQQLQAGSYSEQEKIAHQQMVRNVKKNEGSGNQSISPESWPDIQLCQPRRQRSSGMKALFLGETETKSKRTGTGVFFPRNLGATPVETRKKTGCPVLLPDRVVQALNLNLKSMDLQSLTIRSDFLESNAAFKHGNRVSTAGQRRTLRTVPPARMDQEPKLPQDWTY, encoded by the exons ATGGCTCTACATGTGGGCGAAGGTAATTTCTGGCTGTCGTCGGAGTTTCTGACCGACGATGAGCTCTTAATGGGTTTCAAAACTGATAGAAGATTAAATCATTTTCGTCACGGATATGTCAACTCGTTCGGTTTGAGCTCGGATCTTAGTTCTCCTTCTGAATCGGTCTTCGGCGCAGCAGAGACTGAGAGCGATAAAGATGACTATGTCACAGGGTTAGCCCATGAACTTGCTTACGCTAATCTTGGAAACTCGAGCCTCTCTGCTGAAAACACCATG GGTTGGAAGTTGTCTGGTTCACCTCAATCGACTCTCTGCAGTAAAGTGACGGCCTGCGAGTGCATGCCCGGGCTAAGCTGCGTTTCGCATGTTTCTGTTCCACCGGATGGCGCAAATGCTGCTGCATGGCATTCGTTGTTAGCGTCTGTAGAGAGGGGTGCCAGGATGAGATTAATCGAAGAAACCGCTGCCTTTTGTTCTGGAAATCCGACCTTTGCTCGTTCAAGAAAACCTGATACTACCGACCTGAAGCATGGTTCTGGGTTTTACCCGAATCAATCCCATGTTTCCTATCAACAATTGCAA TTTCAGCAGTTGAAACAGCAGCTACAAGCGGGTAGCTACTCGGAGCAAGAGAAAATTGCTCACCAACAGATGGTACGGAATGTGAAGAAGAATGAAGGCTCAGGAAATCAGAGCATATCCCCGGAGTCTTGGCCGGACATCCAGCTTTGTCAACCACGACGGCAGCGTAGTTCTGGCATGAAGGCCCTTTTTCTTGGAGAAACCGAAACCAAAAGTAAAAGAACTGGAACTGGTGTTTTCTTTCCCAGAAACTTGGGAGCAACCCCGGTCGAAACTCGCAAGAAAACAG GATGCCCTGTTTTGCTACCAGACAGAGTGGTTCAAGCGTTGAACTTAAATCTAAAATCCATGGATCTACAGAGCCTTACCATAAGAAGTG ATTTCTTGGAGTCAAATGCAGCTTTTAAGCATGGAAATAGAGTTTCAACGGCTGGACAGAGGAGAACTCTGCGAACAGTACCACCAGCAAGGATGGATCAAGAGCCCAAGCTCCCTCAAGATTGGACCTACTAA
- the LOC140977201 gene encoding glutathione S-transferase U8-like has product MAELQLFGTWGSPFSKRVEMGLKLKGLEYEFIEEDIKNKSPLLQKYNPVHKKVPVFVHKGKPIVESLVILEYIDDTWDIGSPILPKSPYDRAMARFWAKFIDEKCIPTLRKACWSVGSEQEKAKEEAAILLKLLDSEVEGKKFFGGDTFGLVDIAAGFIAYWFGILAECGEVQILNKDKFPNLCEWIDVFNKDSFVKEILPPKDRLTEKFKALFQAAKQAPTA; this is encoded by the exons ATGGCAGAATTGCAGCTGTTTGGAACTTGGGGGAGCCCGTTTAGCAAGAGGGTTGAAATGGGTCTAAAACTGAAGGGATTAGAGTATGAATTCATCGAAGAGGATATAAAGAACAAGTCCCCGTTGCTTCAAAAGTACAACCCAGTGCACAAAAAAGTGCCTGTTTTTGTGCACAAAGGCAAGCCAATTGTTGAATCTTTGGTCATTCTTGAATACATAGATGACACTTGGGACATTGGGTCTCCTATTCTCCCCAAAAGTCCGTATGACAGAGCTATGGCTCGGTTCTGGGCTAAGTTTATTGATGAAAAG TGCATACCTACACTTCGAAAAGCTTGTTGGAGTGTAGGGTCCGAGCAAGAGAAGGCGAAAGAGGAGGCAGCAATACTGCTAAAACTTCTTGATTCTGAAGTCGAGGGCAAGAAATTTTTCGGGGGAGACACATTTGGGCTAGTCGATATCGCGGCCGGTTTCATTGCCTATTGGTTTGGGATTCTCGCTGAATGTGGAGAAgttcaaattttgaacaaagACAAGTTCCCCAACTTATGTGAATGGATCGATGTGTTTAATAAAGATAGTTTTGTGAAAGAAATTTTGCCTCCAAAAGATAGATTGACCGAGAAATTCAAGGCTCTGTTTCAAGCTGCCAAACAAGCCCCGACTGCTTAA
- the LOC140977200 gene encoding rop guanine nucleotide exchange factor 7-like, producing the protein MQNKTKIKRFSSLNQSIYSKNSRNLKPSSALPSWVSKSVKFLRYRGVLQGGVSSKRFHFDGMVVNNSLYCASLNIVEAKMEGSVNDSEICRVGEESRGSFLSLKEVESGESSSSTDFLSSEVNVNDENSSSENSFSAVSMGWPMQRDELPHSANPEVFEGVEKHHLDSRKLEKQGSSLSELDMMNERLSKLLLGEDMSGCGNGVCTALAISNAITNLCATLFGQVWRLEPLATDKKSMWRREMEWLLCVSDHIVELIPSWQTFPDGSKLEIMTSRPRSDLFINLPALRKLDNMLLEILDSFKNSEFWYVDQGIVAPVADGSASFRKPVPRQENKWWLPVPRVPPGGLTDDSRKMLQHRRDCTNQILKAAMAINGASLAEMDIPGSFIDALPKNGKASLGDLIYRYINSDQFSPEYLLDCLDFSSDYHALEIANRVEASIYVWRRKTNLNPLNSSQRSNSKSSWEMVKDLMIDADKRELLADRAESLLLCLKQRFPGLPQTTLDMSKIQFNKDVGKSILESYSRVLESLAFNIVARIDDLIYVDDMSKHSDQVVSISKVGVITCESIGIPLASSSTPYRTAFATPSFSPSQLLSPVKIEKSSYIESSKLSLRGLGAKRILTDYLSMDAKGKEPNSSIRKSDPFPSRSREILSSLSAESSKVAVSPQDAHESSEEE; encoded by the exons ATGCAGAACAAGACAAAAATCAAGCGTTTTTCGTCTCTGAACCAGTCGATATATTCgaaaaattcaagaaacttgAAACCCTCTTCTGCATTGCCCTCTTGGGTGTCAAAATCAGTTAAATTCTTGAGATATAGAGGAGTTCTTCAAGGTGGGGTTTCAAGCAAAAGGTTCCATTTCGATGGTATGGTTGTAAACAACTCTTTGTATTGTGCCTCACTAAATATAGTTGAGGCTAAAATGGAGGGTTCAGTGAATGATAGCGAGATTTGTCGAGTTGGAGAAGAGAGTCGTGGAAGTTTCTTGAGTTTGAAGGAGGTGGAAAGTGGAGAAAGTAGTTCAAGTACGGATTTTTTGTCTTCTGAGGTTAATGTGAATGATGAAAATAGTAGTTCCGAGAATTCTTTTTCAGCCGTTTCTATGGGTTGGCCAATGCAAAGGGATGAATTGCCGCATTCTGCCAATCCTGAAGTTTTTGAAGGAGTAGAGAAGCACCACTTGGACAGCAGAAAATTGGAGAAACAAGGGTCTTCTCTTTCAG AGCTTGATATGATGAATGAAAGATTATCAAAATTGCTCCTTGGTGAAGACATGTCTGGTTGTGGCAATGGGGTTTGCACTGCTCTGGCTATATCAAATGCTATTACGAATCTTTGTG CTACACTATTCGGGCAAGTTTGGAGATTAGAACCTCTAGCAACTGATAAAAAATCAATGTGGCGAAGAGAAATGGAATGGCTTCTCTGTGTTAGTGATCATATAGTTGAATTGATACCGTCTTGGCAGACATTCCCCGATGGAAGCAAACTCGAG ATCATGACTTCAAGACCCCGGTCTGATCTATTCATTAATCTCCCTGCTTTACGCAAATTAGACAACATGTTACTA GAAATATTGGACAGTTTCAAGAACTCGGAGTTTTGGTATGTGGACCAAGGGATTGTTGCCCCTGTAGCTGATGGATCAGCTTCTTTTCGAAAACCTGTTCCCCGTCAAGAGAACAAATGGTGGCTTCCAGTTCCTCGAGTCCCCCCGGGCGGGCTTACTGATGATTCTAGGAAAATGTTGCAGCACCGGCGGGATTGTACAAACCAAATACTTAAAGCTGCAATGGCTATAAACGGCGCTTCTTTAGCTGAAATGGATATCCCTGGTTCATTTATAGATGCTCTCCCGAAG AACGGAAAAGCAAGTTTGGGAGACCTTATTTATCGATATATTAATTCGGACCAATTTTCGCCTGAATATTTGCTCGACTGCCTCGATTTTTCTTCTGATTATCATGCTTTAGAGATTGCCAACAGAGTGGAGGCCTCCATTTATGTGTGGCGCCGGAAAACTAACTTAAATCCATTGAACAGTTCACAGAGATCAAATTCTAAGTCTTCATGGGAAATGGTCAAGGATTTAATGATTGATGCAGATAAAAGAGAACTTCTTGCAGATAGAGCTGAGAGTCTGCTCCTTTGCCTGAAGCAGCGGTTTCCTGGTCTTCCTCAGACAACCTTAGACATGAGCAAAATCCAATTTAACAAG GATGTTGGAAAGTCCATATTGGAGAGCTACTCAAGAGTTTTGGAAAGCCTGGCATTTAATATTGTTGCCCGTATCGATGATCTAATTTACGTGGACGACATGTCTAAGCATTCAGATCAAGTTGTGTCAATCTCCAAGGTCGGTGTAATCACTTGTGAAAGCATCGGTATTCCACTCGCATCCTCTAGCACTCCATACAGGACAGCTTTTGCAACGCCTAGCTTTTCTCCTTCTCAGCTTCTTAGCCCTGTTAAGATAGAAAAATCATCATATATAGAAAGCAGCAAACTTTCCCTTCGTGGGCTCGGTGCAAAAAGAATATTGACAGATTATCTGAGTATGGATGCAAAAGGGAAGGAACCGAATAGCAGCATCAGGAAATCAGATCCATTTCCGAGTAGGAGTAGAGAGATATTATCATCTCTATCAGCTGAATCTTCAAAAGTAGCTGTTAGTCCTCAAGATGCGCACGAGTCATCCGAGGAAGAGTGA
- the LOC140977203 gene encoding protein MIZU-KUSSEI 1-like: protein MTKIDTLRRFLLPCLNPTPTSPTPPPTSAVKKRLSTSLRDDLDEKKHFANQETIEQERDAQEESDSSSSDPTTPIPTSTAISHAPPRCSRTMVIGTIFGSRRGGHVRFCIQHSRLNTRPSLLLELSIPTTTLIQEMQCGLVRIALEFNAAESAESELNRCPLHLIPLWTLCCNGRKLGFAVRRKATQQNRLMLKTMQNITVGAGVIPCGSGSGSEGIMYMRANYECVGGSADSESFHLINPDGGPGQELSIFLLRTR from the exons atgacaAAAATCGACACCCTCCGTCGATTCCTGCTCCCATGCCTCAACCCGACCCCCACATCCCCCACCCCACCACCTACGTCCGCCGTGAAGAAACGCCTGAGCACTTCACTCAGGGACGACCTTGATGAGAAGAAACACTTCGCCAATCAAGAAACCATAGAACAAGAACGAGACGCCCAAGAAGAAAGTGATTCATCCTCCTCCGATCCTACCACTCCCATCCCCACCTCTACAGCTATCTCCCACGCGCCGCCGCGTTGTTCTAGAACAATGGTGATTGGAACCATCTTCGGCAGCCGTAGAGGCGGCCACGTGCGGTTCTGTATACAGCACAGCCGCCTCAATACTCGGCCTTCTCTCCTACTCGAGCTCTCGATCCCCACAACCACTCTTATCCAGGAAATGCAATGTGGGCTAGTGCGAATCGCCCTCGAGTTCAATGCCGCGGAATCAGCCGAATCTGAGCTGAATCGATGCCCCCTTCACTTAATCCCCCTGTGGACTCTCTGCTGCAACGGGCGAAAGCTCGGATTTGCGGTCCGCCGTAAGGCCACACAGCAGAACAGGCTTATGCTGAAGACCATGCAGAATATCACAGTCGGGGCAGGCGTAATCCCATGCGGGTCTGGGTCGGGTTCAGAGGGAATCATGTACATGCGGGCTAACTATGAGTGCGTCGGTGGGAGTGCTGACTCGGAGTCTTTCCATTTGATCAACCCTGATGGAGGCCCGGGTCAAGAACTCAGCATTTTCTTGCTTAGGACTAG GTGA
- the LOC140977202 gene encoding protein RETICULATA, chloroplastic-like, translated as MAGCSSSAGIAHLKNLQHEILLCRGFAASSYMFKMFQNFSVNGFKTNGILLCGNERLRPVIANASNPGAEPRSVVVVTTTTEARDGDYVGKDDRIEGKNYVSKPDSKLDGGGGNFIDGSGGNGNGKFSGGGGGGGDNNEGDNEDEEFGPILKFEEVILEAEAQGISLPADMLEAAKTVGLRKVFLLRYLDLQGSTWLLGFLTRSSAWLRNRMLADPSFLFKIGTEIVIDSCCATFAEVKKRGKDFWAEFELYTADLLVGVVVNVALVGMLAPYARIGSPSVSQGYLSRMKRAYGALPSSVFEVEWPGSTFTTNQRIATYFYKGIMYGLVGFGCGIIGQGIANLIMTAKRSIRKSDDDIPVPPLLKSAALWGVFLAVSSNTRYQIINGLERIVEASPLAKQVPPVALAFTVGVRLANNVYGGMQFVDWARWSGVQ; from the exons ATGGCGGGTTGCTCTTCAAGTGCTGGAATTGCCCATTTAAAGAATTTGCAGCATGAGATATTATTGTGCAGGGGATTTGCGGCTTCAAGttatatgtttaaaatgttCCAAAATTTCAGTGTTAATGGGTTTAAAACAAATGGGATTTTGCTGTGTGGTAACGAAAGGCTGAGACCTGTGATTGCTAATGCATCGAATCCGGGGGCTGAGCCTCGATCTGTTGTTGTAGTAACAACCACAACCGAAGCACGTGATGGTGATTATGTAGGTAAAGATGATAGGATTGAGGGGAAAAATTATGTATCCAAACCTGATAGTAAATTAGATGGTGGTGGTGGGAATTTCATAGATGGGAGTGGTGGAAATGGGAATGGGAAATTTTCTggtggcggtggtggtggtggggaTAATAATGAAGGTGATAATGAAGACGAAGAATTTGGGCCGATATTGAAGTTTGAGGAGGTGATTCTAGAGGCTGAGGCCCAAGGAATTAGCCTTCCAGCTGATATGTTGGAGGCTGCCAAGACCGTGGGACTCAGGAAAGTCTTTCTTCTCAGATATCTGGACTTGCAG GGATCGACTTGGCTCCTCGGATTCCTAACAAGATCATCAGCTTGGCTTAGAAACAGGATGTTGGCCGATCCATCATTTCTCTTCAAAATAGGAACAGAG ATAGTTATCGATTCATGCTGTGCAACATTTGCGGAAGTGAAAAAGAGGGGAAAAGACTTCTGGGCTGAATTTGAGCTTTATACTGCAGATCTTCTAGTCGGGGTGGTTGTTAACGTTGCTCTAGTTGGTATGCTAGCACCATATGCTCGAATTGGATCGCCATCTGTATCTCAAGGATATCTCAGCCGTATGAAGAGAGCTTATGGGGCTCTCCCTAGCAG CGTGTTTGAAGTGGAATGGCCTGGATCAACATTTACGACAAATCAGAGAATTGCGACCTATTTTTATAAG GGAATTATGTATGGATTGGTTGGATTTGGATGTGGTATTATCGGCCAAGGAATTGCTAACTTGATTATGACAGCCAAGAG GAGCATTAGAAAATCCGATGATGACATTCCAGTCCCACCTCTTTTGAAGAGTGCAGCACTTTGGG GTGTGTTTCTGGCAGTTTCTTCAAACACTCGTTATCAGATTATCAATGGGCTCGAGCGTATAGTCGAGGCATCCCCTCTGGCAAAGCAGGTTCCACCTGTTGCATTGGCTTTTACGGTTGGCGTAAGATTAGCCAACAATGTGTATGGTGGCATGCAGTTTGTCGATTGGGCGAGGTGGTCTGGTGTGCAATGA
- the LOC140977205 gene encoding PRA1 family protein A1-like, with product MDWGNVTTEDLIEALREVDWSSPPRPVSEFFSRFTVPRSYAKWNSRVKCNLYYYRTNYFMLVVFILGMGFLRSPLAFVAALMTALSIAFLNDSFAGTFSEKVTRTVRKFSPHLAAKMRPALTPVIRGRPSAKRAIHVCGQPRWVFVFVSAVVGFILWFVSCGLLTLLWALAIGLLATLIHASFRTPNLKARLNTFREEFRAVWRNYSEL from the exons ATGGATTGGGGAAACGTCACGACGGAGGATCTGATCGAGGCTCTGCGAGAGGTGGATTGGTCGTCGCCGCCGCGTCCGGTTTCAGAATTCTTCTCCCGATTCACTGTCCCGCGTTCTTATGCTAAATGGAACAGTCGTGTCAAGTGCAATCTCTATTA CTATCGAACTAATTATTTCATGTTGGTCGTCTTCATTCTTG GGATGGGATTTCTTCGGAGTCCCCTTGCTTTTGTAGCAGCATTAATGACAGCACTGAGCATTGCGTTTCTGAATGATAG CTTTGCAGGTACTTTCAGTGAAAAGGTCACAAGAACCGTCAGGAAGTTTTCTCCACATTTGGCTGCCAAAATGAGGCCTGCCCTCAC GCCTGTAATTCGTGGGCGACCATCTGCAAAAAGAGCAATTCATGTATGTGGACAGCCTCGTTGGGTATTTGTCTTTGTATCTGCTGTGG TTGGTTTCATCCTCTGGTTTGTTTCGTGTGGCCTTCTTACTCTCCTGTGGGCACTTGCTATTGGCCTTCTtg CCACCCTCATTCATGCAAGCTTTAGAACACCAAATCTCAAAGCTCGTCTAAACACATTCCGCGAGGAATTCCGTGCAGTTTGGCGCAATTATAGTGAGCTGTAG